A genomic window from Lepisosteus oculatus isolate fLepOcu1 chromosome 27, fLepOcu1.hap2, whole genome shotgun sequence includes:
- the LOC102688003 gene encoding protein S100-A16-like, which translates to MEAAIQTMVKTFQTSSKGKDSLSGKEFQKLVQTQLSNILSDTESAKAVKEMKEGLDTNKDGKVSFQEFMSLVGYIGGMLSQQRSSETAK; encoded by the exons ATGGAGGCAGCGATCCAGACCATGGTGAAGACTTTCCAAACCTCCTCCAAGGGGAAGGACTCTCTGAGTGGGAAAGAATTCCAGAAGCTGGTCCAGACCCAGCTGAGCAACATCCTGTCG GACACAGAGAGTGCCAAGGCAGTGAAGGAGATGAAGGAAGGGCTGGACACGAACAAGGATGGCAAAGTGAGCTTCCAGGAGTTCATGTCGCTAGTGGGCTACATTGGCGGCATGCTGAGCCAGCAGCGCAGCTCGGAAACGGCTAAGTAG
- the s100a11 gene encoding protein S100-A11, whose protein sequence is MEAAINTLVNQFKTFAGNDGSADTLSKEELRSLVSSQLPNFVKNSSDPAVIDQLMSSLDQNNDGELTFIEFWQLIGRLASKHGGFSQ, encoded by the exons ATGGAGGCAGCCATCAACACCCTGGTCAACCAGTTCAAGACCTTCGCTGGCAATGATGGCAGCGCCGACACCCTGAGCAAGGAGGAGCTCCGCAGCCTGGTGTCCTCCCAGCTGCCCAACTTCGTGAAG AACTCCAGCGACCCGGCGGTCATCGACCAGCTCATGAGCTCACTGGACCAGAACAACGACGGGGAGCTGACCTTCATCGAGTTCTGGCAGCTGATTGGCCGGCTGGCCAGCAAGCACGGCGGCTTCAGCCAATAG